One genomic window of Centropristis striata isolate RG_2023a ecotype Rhode Island chromosome 20, C.striata_1.0, whole genome shotgun sequence includes the following:
- the polr1b gene encoding DNA-directed RNA polymerase I subunit RPA2, which yields MDSSAKWSNLPTAPSLKNLTEGGFGVLKESQHGAVQDLTKAHIESFDQAVTDGLSRVVQAIPPLEFTFKNDRISLAFVEATIYNPVVAKGSICRELKVFPAECRGRKCTYKGKMVADVSWSVNGVPKGIIKQSMGHLPIMVKSKLCNLHGMSPRELVERHEEAEEMGGYFIVNGNEKVIRMLIMPRRNYPIAMSRPKWKSRGQGYTQYGISMRCVKEEHTAVNMNLHYLENGTVMLNFIYQKELFFLPLGFALKALVDFTDFQIYQELIKGREDNSFYKSCASEMLRVVSEEGCTTRSKVLGYLGERFRVKMNLPEWYTNEQCAAFLLDECICIHLKSDLEKFYLLCLMTRKLFTFAKQECMEENPDSIMCQEVLTPGQLYLMFMKERMSAWLQSVKLSFDKRGSRLDRLSPENVMKIFNMGTDLTKPFEYLLATGNLNSKTGLGMLQNTGLCVVADKLNFIRYLSHFRCVHRGAAFAKMRTTSVRKLLPESWGFLCPVHTPDGEPCGLMNHMTAICEIVAQTLPTTSLPALLCSLGVTPVDGSPGQAFSDCYPVVLDGAVVGWVEAELAPVVVDSLRRFKVLKEKKIPPWTEIVLVPKTGKASLYSGLFLFTTPCRMVRPVRNLALGKQELIGTFEQLYINVGIMEDEIEPGVSTHQELFPHSMLSVVANFIPYSDHNQSPRNMYQCQMGKQTMGFPLHSFMDRSDNKLYRLQTPQSPLVRPYMYDHYNLDNYPSGTNAIVAVISYTGYDMEDAMIVNKSSWERGFAHGSIYKTELVDLADKVRGEDSVVFGTKPGDPKVNDRLDADGLPHIGSTLQFGDPLYGYINLNTGQAFVNFYKSHEACVVDNVKVCSNDTGSGRFKRVCITMRVPRNPTIGDKFASRHGQKGILSRLWPAEDMPFTESGMAPDILFNPHGFPSRMTIGMLIESMAGKSGALHGLSHDATPFTFSEESSALEYFGEMLKAGGYNYYGTERLYSGVSGLELEADIFIGVVYYQRLRHMVSDKFQVRTTGARDKVTNQPVGGRNIQGGIRFGEMERDALLAHGSSFLLHDRLFNCSDRSVAQICVDCGSLLSPLLEKPPPYWSNTRHRKTVCTLCGKSDSIDSVSVPYVFRYFVAELAAMNIKVKLDSK from the exons ATGGACTCCTCGGCCAAGTGGAGTAATTTACCCACAGCTCCCAGTCTGAAGAACCTGACTGAAGGAGGATTTGGCGTCCTGAAGGAGTCTCAGCATGGAGCTGTGCAGGATCTAACCAAAGCTCACATCGAGTCGTTTGACCAGGCTGTCACTGACGGGCTGAGCCGCGTCGTGCAG GCCATCCCTCCCTTGGAGTTCACATTCAAAAATGACCGGATCAGCCTTGCGTTTGTTGAAGCCACCATCTACAACCCAGTGGTGGCCAAAGGGAGCATCTGCAGGGAGCTGAAGGTGTTTCCAGCAGAGTGCCGGGGCAGGAAATGTACATACAAAGGAAAAATGGTG GCAGACGTCAGCTGGTCGGTCAACGGAGTCCCTAAAGGCATCATCAAACAGTCCATGGGTCACCTGCCCATCATGGTGAAGTCCAAGCTGTGTAACCTGCACGGCATGTCGCCCAGAGAACTCGTAGAGCGCCACGAAGAAGCAGAG GAAATGGGAGGTTATTTCATCGTGAATGGAAATGAGAAGGTGATTCGTATGCTGATTATGCCGAGGAGGAACTACCCGATCGCCATGTCGAGACCCAAGTGGAAGAGCAGAGGACAGGGATACACTCAGTACG GTATTTCCATGCGCTGCGTGAAGGAAGAACACACAGCCGTCAACATGAACCTGCATTATCTGGAAAACGGGACCGTGATGCTGAACTTCATCTACCAAAAGGAGCTCTTCTTCCTCCCGCTTGGCTTTGCACTGAAG GCTCTGGTGGACTTCACAGACTTCCAGATCTACCAGGAGCTGATCAAGGGCCGAGAAGACAACTCCTTCTATAAGAGCTGTGCGTCCGAGATGCTGCGAGTCGTGTCGGAGGAAGGCTGCACCACCCGCAGCAAGGTGCTCGGCTACCTGGGCGAGCGCTTCAGGGTGAAGATGAACCTCCCTGAGTGGTACACCAACGAGCAGTGTGCCGCCTTCCTGCTGGA TGAGTGCATCTGTATCCACCTGAAGTCCGACCTGGAGAAGTTCTACCTGCTGTGTCTGATGACCAGGAAGCTTTTCACCTTCGCCAAGCAGGAGTGCATGGAGGAGAACCCCGACAGCATCATGTGTCAGGAGGTGCTGACTCCTGGTCAGCTCTACCTCATGTTCATGAAG GAGAGAATGTCGGCCTGGTTGCAGTCTGTGAAGCTGTCCTTTGACAAGAGAGGCAGCAGACTGGACAGATTGAGCCCCGAAAACGTGATGAAGATATTCAACATGGGCACCGACCTGACCAAACCCTTTGAATACCTGCTGGCCACCGGCAACCTCAACTCCAAGACGG GTCTGGGCATGCTGCAGAACACCGGCCTGTGCGTGGTCGCCGACAAGCTCAACTTCATCCGTTACCTGTCCCACTTCCGCTGCGTGCACAGAGGAGCGGCGTTCGCCAAGATGAGGACCACTTCAGTCCGTAAGCTGCTGCCTGAGTCTTGGGGCTTCCTCTGTCCGGTCCACACTCCAGACGGAGAGCCCTGTGGCCTCATGAACCACATGACGGCCATCTGTGAGATCGTGGCACAAACCCTGCCCACCACGTCGCTGCCGGCTCTGCTCTGTTCGCTCG GTGTCACTCCAGTGGACGGATCTCCAGGCCAAGCCTTCTCAGACTGCTACCCTGTGGTCCTGGACGGGGCCGTCGTAGGCTGGGTGGAGGCCGAATTGGCTCCAGTTGTGGTCGACTCACTGCGCAGGTTTAAA GTGCTGAAAGAGAAGAAGATCCCTCCCTGGACTGAGATTGTTCTGGTTCCCAAAACGGGCAAGGCCAGCTTGTACTCAGGCCTGTTCCTCTTCACGACTCCCTGCCGTATGGTGCGACCTGTACGCAACTTAGCTCTGGGCAAGCAAGAGTTGATTGGCACCTTTGAACAA CTTTACATCAACGTGGGCATCATGGAGGATGAGATTGAGCCAGGAGTGAGCACACACCAGGAGCTCTTCCCTCACAGTATGCTCAGCGTGGTGGCCAACTTCATCCCCTACTCAGACCACAACCAGAGTCCCAGGAACATGTACCAGTGTCAGATGG GTAAGCAGACTATGGGTTTCCCTCTGCACTCCTTCATGGACCGCTCCGATAACAAGCTGTACCGGCTCCAGACCCCCCAGAGCCCGCTGGTCAGGCCCTACATGTACGACCACTACAACCTGGACAACTACCCCAGCGGCACCAACGCCATCGTGGCCGTCATATCTTACACTGGCTATGACATGGAAGACGCCATG ATTGTGAACAAGTCGTCGTGGGAGAGAGGCTTCGCTCATGGAAGCATTTACAAGACGGAGCTGGTGGACCTGGCAGACAAGGTGAGGGGAGAAGACAGCGTTGTGTTTGGGACCAAGCCAGGTGACCCGAAAGTGAACGACAGACTGGACGCTGATGGACTTCCACACATTGGATCAACACTTCAGTTTGGAGACCCACTTTACGGCTACATCAACCTCAACACTGGCCAGGCCTTCGTCAACTTCTATAA GAGCCATGAGGCCTGCGTCGTGGACAACGTAAAGGTCTGCAGCAACGACACCGGCTCCGGCCGTTTCAAACGTGTTTGCATCACCATGCGCGTGCCGAGGAACCCGACCATCGGGGACAAGTTCGCCAGCCGGCACGGTCAGAAGGGCATCCTGAGCCGCCTGTGGCCGGCCGAGGACATGCCCTTCACAGAGAGCGGCATGGCCCCCGACATCCTGTTCAACCCCCACGGCTTCCCCTCCCGCATGACCATCGGCATGCTGATCGAGAGCATGGCCGGGAAATCTGGCGCCCTGCACGGCCTGAGCCACGACGCCACGCCCTTCACCTTCTCGGAGGAGAGCTCCGCGCTGGAATACTTTGGTGAGATGCTGAAAGCGGGCGGATACAACTACTACGGCACCGAGCGGCTGTACAGCGGCGTGAGCGGCTTGGAGCTGGAGGCCGACATCTTCATCGGCGTGGTCTACTACCAGCGGCTGCGTCACATGGTGTCCGACAAGTTCCAGGTGAGGACCACGGGGGCGCGGGACAAGGTGACCAACCAGCCGGTGGGAGGCAGGAACATCCAGGGAGGAATCCGTTTCGGGGAGATGGAGCGAGACGCCCTGCTGGCCCACGGCTCCTCGTTCCTGCTTCACGATCGCCTCTTCAACTGCTCGGACCGGTCGGTGGCTCAGATATGTGTCGACTGTGGCAGCCTGCTGTCGCCTCTGCTAGAGAAACCGCCTCCGTACTGGTCGAACACGCGCCACCGCAAGACTGTCTGCACCCTGTGTGGTAAAAGCGACTCTATTGACTCGGTGTCGGTTCCGTACGTCTTCCGCTACTTTGTGGCCGAGCTCGCAGCGATGAACATCAAAGTCAAATTAGATTCGAAGTGA
- the nanp gene encoding N-acylneuraminate-9-phosphatase — translation MDSKAVKAILFDLDNTLIETSRAGGVAIQKTSELLKTSLALDDDSVRSICDKFKQKLLHESFDPSAGRSIDQLRVSHWEESIQEVEESIQEVEESIQEVEESIQEVEESRCTPSLAAQCYYCWKNSRLEILSLSPEICHLLTDLRSRYKLLLLTNGETQTQREKVEAARCEEFFDAVVIGGEHAEQKPFVSIFTLCFNMLEVEARDCVMVGDSLDTDIQGGFNAGVRATVWISAAGGSVPEGSVKPDYTVPSVLELPHILQQLK, via the exons ATGGACAGTAAAGCTGTGAAGGCGATATTATTTGACCTGGACAACACGCTGATTGAAACCAGTCGGGCAGGTGGAGTGGCCATACAGAAG accAGTGAGCTGTTGAAGACCTCGCTGGCCCTCGATGACGACTCCGTCCGCAGCATCTGTGACAAGTTCAAGCAGAAGCTTCTCCACGAGAGCTTCGACCCGTCGGCAGGCCGATCCATCGACCAGCTGAGAGTGAGTCACTGGGAGGAGAGCAtccaggaggtggaggagagcatccaggaggtggaggagagcatccaggaggtggaggagagcatccaggaggtggaggagagccGTTGCACTCCTTCACTAGCAGCTCAGTGCTACTACTGCTGGAAAAACAGCCGTCTGGAGATTCTCAGTCTGTCCCCTGAAATCTGTCACCTCCTGACAGATCTGCGCTCCAGAtacaagctgctgctgctgaccaaCGGGGAGACTCAGACTCAGAGGGAGAAAGTGGAGGCGGCGAGGTGCGAGGAGTTCTTCGACGCCGTCGTGATCGGCGGAGAACACGCGGAGCAGAAACCCTTCGTCTCTATCTTCACACTGTGTTTCAACATGCTGGAGGTGGAGGCCCGGGACTGTGTGATGGTGGGAGACTCTCTGGACACGGACATCCAGGGGGGCTTCAACGCCGGAGTACGAGCTACAGTTTGGATCAGCGCTGCAGGAGGTTCAGTGCCAGAAGGTTCAGTGAAACCAGACTACACCGTCCCCTCTGTGCTGGAGCTGCCACACATCCTGCAACAACTCAAGTAA